Proteins encoded together in one Deinococcus aestuarii window:
- a CDS encoding polynucleotide kinase-phosphatase gives MHIPLPELSLVALVGASSSGKSSFAARHFLPSEVLSSDFFRVLVSDDENSLEATGDAFDSLFFVGGKRLARGRLTVVDATSVRPEDRRRLVDLARAHDVLPVAIVLDLPRSVLEARHAARTDRNFPASVIGRQVSELRRTLRGLQKEGFRHVWVLHSEEEVGAATVTRVPLYTNRKELTGPFDFIGDVHGCLPELRELLERLGYRLESETVTPPTGRTAVFVGDLVDRGPDSAGVLRLVMGMVQAGAALCVPGNHDDKLKRALDGKAVKAQHGLDVTLAQLEEAGPEFRARVRTFLDGLVSHLVLDGGRVVVAHAGLPERYQGRASGRVRSFALYGDVDGSTDELGLPVRRDWAQEYRGPAYVVYGHTPVAQPRWVNRTLNIDTGCAFGGSLTALRYPEMETVSVPAHAQYAVPARPITAPETPGTDGMPNLAALTVKARIETRTFGGIALREGERAAAVETFGRFGVDPAWCPYLPPTMSPVETSAREGYLEHPQEAFAYFRSQGVFQVVCEEKHMGSRAVLVLSRDEETARQHFGAGTGRIYTRTGRPFFKEDWEADVLTRAQAAVTRAGLWETLNTGWLVLDAEILPWSLKAEELIRNQYAAVGAAGNAALPAAVTALEAARARGLEVGELLERTRERRGNLLAYRDAYRAYVRRVEGPGDVQIRPFHLLASEGAVHTDRDHLWHLGTLGRLAEADPTLFGCTAHRVVTLGEEASEREATDWWLSLTEQGGEGMVVKPLAFLNPDKRGLQPAVKVRGREYLRIIYGPEYTRPENLTRLRSRSLAAKRSRALREFHLGLEGLHRLVEEAGVGRVHECVLGVLALESEPLDARL, from the coding sequence ATGCACATCCCCCTCCCCGAACTCTCCCTCGTCGCCCTCGTCGGTGCGTCCTCCTCCGGCAAGTCGTCCTTCGCCGCGCGGCACTTCCTCCCCAGCGAGGTGCTGAGCAGCGACTTCTTCCGCGTCCTCGTCAGCGACGACGAGAACAGCCTGGAGGCGACGGGGGACGCCTTCGACAGCCTGTTCTTCGTCGGAGGGAAGCGGCTGGCGCGAGGTCGGCTGACCGTGGTGGACGCGACGAGCGTGCGCCCGGAGGACCGGCGGCGTCTGGTGGACCTCGCGCGGGCACATGACGTGCTGCCCGTCGCCATCGTCCTCGACCTACCGCGCTCCGTGCTGGAAGCCCGGCACGCGGCCCGGACGGACCGGAACTTCCCGGCCTCCGTGATTGGGCGGCAGGTCTCGGAGTTGCGGCGGACCCTGCGCGGTCTCCAGAAGGAGGGTTTCCGGCACGTCTGGGTGCTGCACTCGGAAGAGGAGGTGGGAGCGGCGACGGTCACCCGCGTCCCCCTCTACACCAACCGCAAGGAGTTGACGGGCCCCTTCGACTTTATCGGCGACGTTCACGGCTGCCTGCCCGAGTTGCGGGAGTTGCTGGAGCGGCTGGGCTACCGGCTGGAGAGCGAGACCGTCACCCCTCCCACGGGGCGCACCGCCGTCTTCGTGGGCGACCTCGTGGACCGGGGACCGGACAGCGCGGGCGTGCTGCGGCTGGTCATGGGGATGGTCCAGGCAGGTGCGGCCCTGTGCGTCCCCGGCAACCACGACGACAAGCTCAAGCGGGCCCTGGACGGCAAGGCGGTCAAGGCGCAGCATGGGCTAGATGTGACGCTGGCTCAGTTGGAGGAGGCGGGGCCGGAGTTCCGGGCGCGGGTGCGGACCTTCCTCGACGGCTTGGTGAGCCACCTCGTCCTCGACGGCGGGCGGGTGGTCGTCGCACACGCGGGGTTGCCGGAGAGATACCAGGGGCGAGCGTCGGGGCGGGTGCGGAGCTTTGCCCTCTACGGCGACGTGGACGGGAGCACGGACGAACTCGGCCTCCCCGTGCGGCGCGACTGGGCGCAGGAGTACCGGGGCCCGGCCTACGTGGTCTACGGACATACCCCCGTCGCCCAGCCGAGGTGGGTCAACCGGACCCTCAACATCGACACGGGCTGCGCGTTCGGCGGCTCGCTGACCGCGCTGCGTTACCCGGAGATGGAGACCGTGAGCGTGCCCGCCCACGCCCAGTACGCCGTGCCCGCGCGTCCTATAACCGCACCAGAGACGCCGGGAACGGACGGGATGCCCAACCTCGCCGCCCTGACCGTCAAGGCGCGGATCGAGACGCGGACCTTCGGCGGCATCGCCCTGCGCGAGGGCGAGCGGGCGGCGGCGGTCGAGACCTTCGGGCGCTTCGGGGTGGATCCGGCGTGGTGCCCCTACCTCCCGCCCACGATGAGCCCGGTCGAGACGAGCGCGCGGGAGGGCTACCTGGAACATCCGCAGGAAGCCTTCGCGTACTTCCGCTCGCAGGGCGTCTTTCAGGTCGTGTGCGAGGAGAAGCACATGGGCAGCCGCGCCGTCCTCGTGTTGAGCCGGGATGAGGAAACGGCCCGGCAGCATTTCGGAGCGGGAACAGGCCGCATTTATACCCGCACCGGGCGCCCCTTCTTCAAGGAGGACTGGGAGGCGGACGTGCTGACCCGCGCTCAAGCCGCCGTCACCCGCGCCGGGCTGTGGGAGACACTGAACACGGGCTGGCTCGTCCTGGACGCCGAAATCCTGCCGTGGAGCCTGAAGGCGGAGGAGCTGATTCGGAATCAGTACGCGGCGGTCGGCGCGGCGGGGAACGCGGCCCTGCCTGCCGCCGTGACGGCGTTGGAGGCGGCGCGGGCGCGTGGTCTCGAAGTCGGTGAACTGCTCGAACGGACCCGCGAGCGTAGAGGCAATCTCCTCGCCTACCGGGACGCCTACCGCGCCTACGTCCGCCGGGTCGAGGGGCCGGGGGACGTGCAGATTCGGCCCTTCCACCTCCTCGCCTCGGAGGGGGCCGTTCACACGGACAGGGACCACCTCTGGCACCTGGGCACGCTGGGGCGGTTGGCGGAGGCGGACCCCACGCTCTTCGGTTGCACCGCCCACCGCGTCGTCACCCTGGGGGAGGAGGCGAGCGAGCGGGAGGCGACCGACTGGTGGCTCTCCCTCACCGAACAGGGCGGCGAGGGCATGGTCGTCAAGCCGCTCGCCTTCCTCAACCCGGACAAGCGCGGCCTGCAACCCGCCGTGAAGGTGCGGGGCCGGGAATATCTGCGGATCATCTACGGGCCGGAGTACACGCGACCGGAGAACCTGACGCGCCTGCGTTCCCGCTCGCTGGCGGCCAAGCGGAGCCGGGCCCTGCGCGAGTTTCACCTCGGGCTGGAGGGGCTGCACCGTCTCGTCGAGGAGGCGGGCGTGGGGCGGGTCCACGAGTGCGTCCTCGGCGTGCTGGCGCTGGAGAGCGAGCCGCTGGACGCTCGGCTGTGA
- a CDS encoding nucleotidyltransferase domain-containing protein encodes MTLTFPPQLTEAVHAHPHPLVFATVSGAHLYGFPSPDSDWDLRGVHVLPLHAVLGLETPGETHSLERDDGAVELDLVTHDARKFARLLLTRNGYVLEQLLSPLVVHTTPAHGELAALARRCVTRHHAHHYLGFTRNQWEMLEREDVPRVKPLLYAFRTVLTGLHLLRTGEVEANLEVLNAQARLPFLAELMTLKREGREGEPLPELPAAYQAEHLRLVRELEEARQTTHLPDSVPEDLTRAVSDWVVRVRLEQDLH; translated from the coding sequence ATGACCCTGACCTTCCCCCCGCAACTGACCGAAGCGGTCCACGCCCACCCCCACCCCCTCGTGTTCGCCACGGTGAGCGGCGCGCACCTGTACGGTTTCCCGAGTCCCGACAGCGACTGGGACCTGCGGGGCGTCCACGTCCTGCCGCTGCACGCGGTGCTGGGGCTGGAGACGCCCGGGGAGACGCACAGCCTGGAGCGGGACGACGGCGCGGTGGAACTCGACCTCGTGACCCACGACGCGCGGAAGTTCGCCCGGCTTCTTCTCACCCGCAATGGCTACGTGCTGGAGCAACTGCTCTCGCCGCTCGTCGTCCACACGACACCCGCGCACGGGGAACTCGCCGCCCTGGCCCGGCGGTGCGTGACCCGGCACCACGCGCACCACTACCTCGGCTTCACCCGCAACCAATGGGAGATGCTGGAAAGGGAGGACGTACCCCGCGTCAAGCCGCTCCTGTACGCCTTCCGCACTGTGCTCACCGGGCTGCATCTGCTGAGAACCGGGGAGGTGGAGGCAAATCTCGAAGTGCTGAACGCGCAGGCCCGCCTTCCCTTCCTGGCCGAGCTGATGACCTTGAAGCGCGAGGGGCGGGAGGGAGAGCCGCTTCCCGAGCTGCCCGCCGCGTATCAGGCCGAACACCTGCGCCTCGTGCGGGAGTTGGAGGAGGCGCGGCAGACCACGCACCTTCCGGACAGTGTGCCGGAGGACCTGACCCGCGCCGTGAGCGACTGGGTGGTCCGGGTGCGGCTGGAGCAAGATTTACACTGA
- a CDS encoding nucleotidyltransferase domain-containing protein: protein MTLPPVLPVGTSVVTRLPVAGHPAGAVAVVVRSPPDPDHAYRVRFPDGTEATLSRGGLTVRRHEKNALPDVERDFAPFVQYRCVVGSRAFGLDTSASDTDLRGFYLPPARDHWSLAGVPEQLEFGEEVYWEAGKFVLLALKANPNVLEVLHSPLIQTVTPLAAELLDMREAFLSRLVYQTYNGYVMGQFKRLEADLRQHGEVRWKHAMHLLRLLLSGIAVLERGEVRVHVGEHRDTLLAVKRGDVPWTEVERWRLSLHADFDRAYARTTLPERPDYAQVEAWLLRARRAALDWER from the coding sequence ATGACCCTGCCGCCCGTTCTCCCTGTAGGCACCAGCGTCGTCACGCGCCTCCCGGTGGCCGGACACCCGGCGGGCGCCGTCGCCGTGGTCGTCCGCTCGCCTCCCGACCCTGACCACGCCTACCGGGTCCGCTTCCCCGACGGCACGGAGGCAACGCTCAGCCGGGGCGGCCTGACCGTTCGGCGGCACGAGAAGAACGCCCTGCCGGATGTGGAACGCGACTTTGCCCCCTTCGTCCAGTACCGCTGCGTGGTGGGCAGCCGGGCCTTCGGGCTGGACACCTCGGCGAGCGACACCGACCTGCGCGGCTTCTACCTCCCCCCGGCGCGCGACCACTGGAGCCTGGCGGGCGTGCCCGAACAGCTCGAATTCGGCGAGGAGGTGTACTGGGAGGCGGGCAAGTTCGTCCTCCTCGCCCTCAAGGCCAACCCGAACGTGCTGGAGGTGCTGCACTCACCACTCATCCAGACGGTGACGCCGCTCGCCGCCGAGTTGCTGGACATGCGGGAGGCGTTCCTGAGCCGCCTCGTCTACCAGACCTACAACGGCTACGTGATGGGGCAGTTCAAGCGGCTGGAGGCCGACCTGCGGCAGCACGGCGAGGTGCGCTGGAAACACGCGATGCACCTCTTGAGACTGCTGCTGAGCGGCATCGCGGTTCTGGAACGGGGCGAGGTGCGGGTCCACGTGGGGGAACACCGGGATACCCTGCTCGCCGTCAAACGAGGCGACGTGCCCTGGACCGAGGTCGAACGCTGGCGGCTGTCGCTCCACGCCGACTTCGACCGGGCCTATGCGCGGACGACCCTGCCCGAACGCCCCGACTACGCCCAGGTGGAGGCGTGGCTCCTGCGGGCCCGGCGGGCGGCGCTGGACTGGGAACGATGA
- a CDS encoding 3' terminal RNA ribose 2'-O-methyltransferase Hen1, whose translation MLLTLTATRPGSGAPPATDLGFLLHKHPDRVLERELPFGRSTVFYPEASPERCTAALLLEVDPVALSRHTRAGEGAPLEPYVNDRPYAGGSFLAVALRDAFGTAMTGRSKERQALADTPLPLVAELPCVAARGPADLPTRLFGPLGYAVEAQPVPLDPLFPEWGERPYVRLRLSGTVRLKDLLAHLYVLLPALDGRKHYYLDDAEVEKLLRHGAGWLDTHPERELITRRFLRFRELVRQAEVNFTPEAAEDDAPRDPHPRLHDERLDRVAEVLKASGAARVLDLGCGEGKLLRRLLAAPQFRELVGLDVSARALEIAAERLHLRERPELAGRVRLLHGSLTYRDARLRGFGAAALVEVIEHLEPHRLNALTTNLFGDARPGTVVVTTPNREYNAVFGEDAGMRHTDHRFEWTRAEFRAWAEGAARDHGYTVRFADVGEVHPSFGPVTQMAVFGKATS comes from the coding sequence ATGCTCCTCACCCTCACCGCCACCCGCCCGGGTTCCGGGGCTCCCCCGGCGACCGACCTCGGCTTCCTCCTGCACAAGCACCCCGACCGCGTGCTGGAGCGCGAGTTGCCGTTCGGGCGCTCCACCGTCTTCTACCCGGAGGCGAGTCCCGAGCGCTGCACGGCGGCCCTGCTGCTGGAGGTCGATCCGGTCGCCCTGTCCCGGCACACGCGGGCGGGTGAGGGCGCTCCCCTCGAACCCTACGTCAATGACCGGCCCTACGCGGGGGGCAGCTTCCTCGCGGTCGCCCTGCGTGACGCCTTCGGCACGGCGATGACGGGGCGGAGCAAGGAACGGCAGGCGCTGGCCGACACGCCGCTGCCCCTCGTCGCCGAGCTGCCCTGCGTGGCGGCACGGGGTCCCGCCGACCTGCCCACGCGGCTGTTCGGTCCCCTCGGGTACGCGGTGGAGGCGCAGCCCGTCCCCCTCGACCCCCTCTTCCCGGAGTGGGGGGAGCGGCCCTACGTCCGGCTGCGGCTGAGCGGGACCGTGCGGCTGAAAGACCTCCTCGCCCACCTGTACGTGCTGCTGCCCGCGCTCGACGGCCGCAAGCACTACTACCTCGACGACGCGGAGGTCGAGAAGCTGCTGCGGCACGGGGCGGGGTGGCTGGACACGCACCCGGAGCGCGAGCTGATCACCCGGCGTTTCCTGCGCTTCCGGGAACTGGTGCGACAGGCGGAGGTCAACTTCACCCCGGAGGCGGCGGAGGACGACGCTCCCCGCGACCCTCACCCCCGCCTTCACGACGAGCGGCTAGACCGGGTGGCGGAGGTCTTGAAGGCCAGCGGCGCCGCCCGCGTCCTCGACCTGGGCTGTGGGGAGGGCAAGCTGCTGCGGCGCCTGCTCGCCGCGCCCCAGTTCAGGGAACTCGTCGGTCTGGACGTGAGCGCACGGGCGCTGGAGATCGCCGCCGAGCGGCTCCACCTGCGGGAACGCCCCGAACTCGCCGGGCGCGTCCGCCTCCTGCACGGCAGCCTGACCTACCGCGACGCCCGGCTGCGCGGCTTTGGCGCCGCCGCCCTGGTGGAGGTCATCGAACACCTCGAACCGCACCGATTGAACGCTTTAACGACCAACCTTTTCGGGGACGCGCGTCCGGGGACGGTGGTCGTGACGACGCCCAACCGCGAGTACAACGCGGTCTTCGGGGAGGACGCCGGGATGCGGCACACCGACCACCGTTTCGAGTGGACGCGCGCCGAGTTCCGGGCGTGGGCGGAGGGCGCGGCGCGGGACCACGGCTACACGGTGCGCTTCGCGGACGTGGGCGAGGTGCATCCTTCGTTCGGCCCGGTGACGCAGATGGCGGTGTTCGGGAAGGCGACCTCATGA
- a CDS encoding MFS transporter, with amino-acid sequence MLWTRPLTMLRLLALLVASELVRTGFFVSALPLAGPGLGLGAAVIGLMVGGHYLADALAKGPLGLLTERWGLGRVLGLGAALGLAAVLGARLAPSPGWGVLGCAVWGLAYAALWPGVMSTSQALARPGRTARALAVSSLSVAPAILGGVLGVGPLMQARPETAWTLLVGAQVVALVLALSLWGLRLPRAEGEGAGRVNVWRGWSRVAVLLPAAFAQTLAPGLLVTVFYPLLARLELGLGDLIGPGLLALAVFGVSFWGAGRVADQAHPRRALAPGLLLLALTFGAAALPGVEERLWLLAPLLGVGYGAFVVGWNGLVGRVLPEAHRAAAWGTVMAVEALGYAVGPVLGGALWASFGPAGVFTLGAAVFLLAECYYLLPGRSVTRPLPQPRGEGL; translated from the coding sequence ATGCTGTGGACCCGGCCCCTGACCATGCTGCGGCTGCTCGCGCTGCTGGTCGCCTCGGAACTCGTGCGGACCGGCTTTTTCGTGTCGGCGCTGCCGCTGGCGGGGCCGGGGCTGGGGCTGGGCGCGGCGGTGATCGGGCTGATGGTGGGCGGCCACTACCTCGCCGACGCGCTCGCCAAGGGCCCCCTGGGGCTCCTGACGGAACGCTGGGGGCTGGGCCGGGTGCTGGGGCTGGGGGCGGCGCTGGGTTTGGCGGCGGTATTGGGCGCCCGCCTCGCCCCGTCCCCGGGGTGGGGGGTGCTGGGCTGCGCGGTGTGGGGCCTCGCCTACGCCGCCCTCTGGCCGGGCGTGATGAGCACGTCGCAGGCCCTGGCGCGGCCCGGGCGCACGGCGCGGGCGCTGGCCGTCTCCAGCCTCAGCGTGGCCCCCGCCATCCTCGGCGGCGTGCTGGGGGTGGGGCCGCTGATGCAGGCGCGGCCGGAGACGGCGTGGACGCTGCTCGTGGGGGCGCAGGTCGTCGCCCTCGTCCTCGCCCTGAGCCTGTGGGGGCTGCGGCTGCCCCGCGCGGAGGGGGAGGGCGCGGGCCGCGTGAACGTGTGGCGCGGCTGGTCGCGCGTCGCGGTGCTGCTTCCCGCCGCCTTCGCGCAGACGCTCGCGCCGGGACTGCTCGTCACCGTGTTCTATCCGCTGCTCGCCCGGCTGGAGCTGGGACTCGGGGACCTGATCGGGCCGGGGCTGCTCGCGCTCGCGGTGTTCGGGGTTTCGTTCTGGGGGGCGGGCCGCGTCGCCGATCAGGCCCACCCGCGCCGCGCCCTCGCGCCGGGTCTGCTGCTCCTCGCCCTGACCTTCGGGGCGGCGGCCCTGCCGGGGGTGGAGGAGCGGCTGTGGCTGCTCGCACCCCTCCTCGGCGTGGGGTACGGCGCCTTCGTGGTGGGGTGGAACGGGCTGGTCGGGCGCGTGCTCCCCGAGGCCCACCGCGCCGCCGCCTGGGGCACGGTCATGGCGGTCGAGGCGCTGGGCTACGCCGTCGGGCCCGTCCTCGGCGGCGCCCTCTGGGCGAGCTTCGGCCCGGCGGGGGTCTTCACCCTGGGGGCCGCCGTCTTCCTCCTCGCCGAGTGCTACTACCTGCTGCCGGGCCGCTCGGTCACGCGCCCCCTGCCCCAGCCCAGGGGCGAGGGGCTGTGA
- the bshB1 gene encoding bacillithiol biosynthesis deacetylase BshB1, with the protein MTAHPPFETTFGAPQPLDWLCLAPHPDDAEIGAGGTLLRLSGAGRPVGVLELSRGERGTQGTPAERAAECAQAARILGLAWRGQLGLPDGELSDTPQGAHALARVLREVRPRVLIVPHHKDRHPDHLGTYHLARRALHLAGLRKAELEGEPHRVSRVLLYQGNGDIAANVLVDVGAVMTGWEAAIRAHASQFAGGHVSETVTPEVVERRRARLMYWGTLARVRYAEAFEVEEPLLIEPEGL; encoded by the coding sequence ATGACGGCGCACCCGCCCTTCGAGACGACCTTCGGGGCCCCGCAGCCCCTCGACTGGCTGTGCCTGGCCCCCCACCCCGACGACGCCGAGATCGGGGCGGGCGGGACGCTGCTGCGGCTGTCCGGGGCGGGGCGGCCGGTCGGCGTCCTCGAACTCTCGCGCGGCGAGCGCGGCACCCAGGGCACCCCGGCGGAGCGGGCGGCGGAGTGCGCCCAGGCAGCGCGGATTCTGGGCCTCGCGTGGCGCGGGCAGCTCGGCTTGCCGGATGGGGAGCTGAGCGACACGCCGCAGGGGGCCCATGCCCTCGCCCGCGTGCTGCGCGAGGTGCGCCCGCGCGTGCTCATCGTGCCGCACCACAAAGACCGCCACCCGGACCACCTCGGCACGTACCACCTCGCGCGGCGGGCGCTGCACCTTGCCGGGCTGAGAAAAGCGGAGTTGGAGGGCGAACCGCACCGCGTCTCCCGGGTGCTGCTCTACCAGGGGAACGGGGACATCGCGGCGAACGTGCTCGTGGACGTGGGGGCCGTCATGACCGGGTGGGAGGCCGCCATCCGCGCGCACGCCAGCCAGTTCGCGGGCGGGCACGTCTCCGAGACGGTCACCCCCGAGGTCGTGGAGCGCCGCCGCGCCCGCCTGATGTACTGGGGCACCCTCGCCCGGGTGCGCTACGCCGAGGCCTTCGAGGTGGAGGAACCGCTCCTGATCGAGCCCGAGGGGCTGTGA
- a CDS encoding pyridoxamine 5'-phosphate oxidase family protein has product MAKQFDRILPEHAQFIARQHVFFTGSAAPEGRVNISPRGLDTLRVLDDHTVAYLDLTGSGNETAAHLRLSPRLTLMFCAFEGPPLILRLYGTGRTLALGTPEFEARAPAFTLLPGTRQITELRVDLVQTSCGFGVPLLDFREDRTALTRQAEAWGEDGLRDYWGRKNLRSIDGFPTGLLDGQDSDA; this is encoded by the coding sequence ATGGCGAAGCAGTTTGACCGCATCCTGCCCGAACATGCACAGTTCATCGCCCGCCAGCACGTCTTTTTCACGGGCAGCGCGGCGCCGGAGGGGCGGGTCAACATCTCGCCCAGGGGGCTGGACACCCTGCGGGTGCTGGACGACCACACCGTCGCGTACCTCGACCTGACGGGGAGCGGCAACGAGACGGCCGCGCACCTGCGCCTTTCCCCCCGTCTCACCCTGATGTTCTGTGCGTTCGAGGGCCCGCCGCTCATCCTGCGGCTGTACGGCACGGGGCGCACGCTGGCCCTGGGGACGCCCGAGTTCGAGGCCCGCGCCCCGGCCTTCACCCTCCTGCCCGGCACACGTCAGATCACCGAACTGCGCGTGGACCTCGTGCAGACCTCCTGCGGCTTCGGCGTGCCGCTTCTCGACTTCCGGGAGGACCGCACGGCCCTGACCCGCCAGGCGGAGGCGTGGGGCGAGGACGGACTGAGGGACTACTGGGGGCGCAAGAACCTGCGCAGCATCGACGGTTTTCCCACGGGCCTGCTGGACGGTCAGGACTCGGACGCATAA
- the rpmF gene encoding 50S ribosomal protein L32, which yields MAKHPVPKKKTSKSKRDMRRSHHALTPPTLGECPHCHAKKLSHHICPSCGYYNGRQVLAV from the coding sequence ATGGCGAAGCACCCCGTTCCCAAAAAGAAGACGAGCAAGAGCAAGCGCGACATGCGCCGCAGCCACCACGCGCTGACCCCCCCCACCCTGGGCGAGTGCCCCCACTGCCACGCCAAGAAGCTCAGCCACCACATCTGCCCGAGCTGCGGCTACTACAACGGTCGCCAGGTGCTCGCGGTCTGA
- a CDS encoding trimeric intracellular cation channel family protein, translated as MQELALPPVTLAQGLYFLDLLGVLAFSMSGALLGVRRQFDLFGVLVLGCVTAVGGGAIRDSLTGVTLPLFLRDETYLWVALAGAALSFGFGERLARFEKALRVFDSLGLSLFAASGALGAIAAGLGPLGVVFAGMLSGVGGGIIRDLIVGQVPEVMYRRDQLYATAAAGGALVVYLLHPHLTPFQAQLGGVFTVLLLRWVSRRGWVRLPVRRLPGG; from the coding sequence GTGCAAGAACTCGCGCTGCCTCCGGTCACGCTGGCGCAGGGGCTGTATTTCCTCGATCTGCTGGGGGTGCTCGCCTTCAGCATGTCGGGGGCGCTGCTCGGCGTCCGCAGGCAGTTCGACCTCTTCGGCGTCCTAGTGCTCGGGTGCGTGACCGCCGTAGGGGGCGGGGCGATCCGCGACAGCCTGACCGGGGTAACCCTGCCCCTCTTCCTGCGCGACGAGACGTACCTGTGGGTGGCGCTCGCGGGGGCGGCCCTGAGCTTCGGCTTCGGGGAGCGGCTCGCCCGCTTCGAAAAGGCCCTGCGGGTATTCGACTCGCTGGGCCTGAGCCTCTTCGCCGCCTCAGGGGCGCTCGGCGCCATCGCCGCCGGGCTGGGGCCGCTGGGGGTGGTCTTCGCGGGAATGCTCAGCGGGGTGGGGGGCGGCATCATCCGCGACCTGATCGTGGGCCAGGTCCCCGAGGTGATGTACCGCCGCGACCAGCTCTACGCCACCGCCGCCGCCGGGGGTGCCCTCGTCGTGTACCTCCTCCACCCGCACCTCACGCCCTTCCAGGCCCAGCTCGGCGGGGTGTTCACCGTCCTGCTGCTGCGCTGGGTGTCGCGTCGGGGGTGGGTACGGCTGCCCGTGCGGCGGCTGCCGGGGGGATGA